The following coding sequences lie in one Musa acuminata AAA Group cultivar baxijiao chromosome BXJ1-8, Cavendish_Baxijiao_AAA, whole genome shotgun sequence genomic window:
- the LOC135587883 gene encoding protein LIFEGUARD 2-like, with product MWPKYAKGVDLESGGPSALYPGMIESPDLRWAFIRKIYMILTVQLALTAAVAAVVVSVKSISHFFVSSSAGLGLYIFLIILPFILLCPLYIYRERHPVNLLLLGLFTLSISFAVGMSCAFTSGKVILEAAILTTVVVVSLTLYTFWAARRGHDFNFLGPFLFAAVLVLLVFGLIQILFPLGKISVMIYGGLGAIIFSGYIIYDTDNLIKRFTYDQYVWAAVSLYLDVINLFLSLLTLLRAADS from the exons ATGTGGCCGAAGTACGCCAAGGGCGTGGACTTGGAGTCCGGCGGACCGAGTGCGCTGTATCCGGGCATGATCGAGAGCCCGGATCTCCGTTGGGCGTTCATCAGGAAGATCTACATGATCCTCACCGTCCAGTTGGCGCTGACGGCGGCCGTGGCCGCCGTCGTCGTCTCTGTCAAATCCATCTCCCACTTCTTCGTCTCCTCCAGTGCCGGATTGGGCCTCTACATCTTTCTCATCATCCTGCCATTCATCC TTCTGTGTCCTTTGTACATCTACCGAGAGCGGCATCCTGTGAATCTTCTTCTCCTTGGATTGTTTACGTTGTCGATAAGCTTCGCCGTCGGGATGAGTTGCGCATTCACGAGTG GAAAAGTCATTTTGGAAGCCGCTATCCTCACTACGGTGGTGGTGGTCAGTCTCACTCTGTACACGTTCTGGGCTGCCCGGAGGGGCCATGACTTCAACTTCCTTGGCCCCTTCCTTTTTGCTGCTGTCTTGGTATTGCTGGTTTTTGGTCTCATACAG ATTCTATTTCCGCTTGGAAAAATTTCAGTCATGATATACGGTGGGCTAGGAGCAATAATCTTCTCTGGCTACATCATATACGACACTGACAACCTCATCAAGCGCTTTACCTACGATCAGTATGTCTGGGCAGCTGTTTCTCTTTACCTCGACGTCATCAATCTGTTCCTTTCATTGCTTACTTTGCTCAGGGCTGCTGATAGTTGA
- the LOC135587886 gene encoding leucine-rich repeat extensin-like protein 6, producing MATSTSLHKALVCILLLLFLPFLSLSEYYLPINPRLEKAYVALQAWKQAITADPKNLTLDWCGPHVCNYTGVFCAPAPEDRHELTVAGVDLNHGRIAGTLPEDLGLLSDLALLHLNSNRFHGGLPEAFERLQLLYELDVSNNRFQGPFPAVVLHLPSLKYLDIRFNRFRGEVPRRVFDLRLDALFLNDNQFAFSLPDSIGNSSLSVLVVANNRISGCFPRSITDLADTLNELILLNASITSCIPEDVGKLKNLTVFDVSFNNLVGPLPDSIGEMRKLEQLNVAHNNLSGDIPESICELPRLKNFTYSYNYFCGEPERCLKVRSRDDRENCIPERPHQRSEEECIAFSSKPVHCDANGCMAPPPPPPPVHY from the coding sequence ATGGCCACCAGTACAAGCCTCCACAAGGCCTTGGTGTGCATCCTTCTActcctcttcctccccttcctctcTCTATCAGAATACTATTTGCCCATCAACCCGAGGCTGGAGAAGGCCTACGTCGCCCTGCAAGCATGGAAGCAGGCCATCACCGCCGACCCCAAGAACCTGACTCTCGACTGGTGCGGCCCGCATGTGTGCAACTACACCGGCGTGTTCTGCGCGCCGGCCCCCGAAGACCGGCACGAGCTCACCGTCGCCGGCGTCGACCTTAACCACGGCAGGATCGCCGGCACGCTCCCCGAGGACCTCGGCCTCCTCTCCGACCTCGCGCTCCTCCACCTCAACTCCAATCGCTTCCACGGCGGCCTCCCGGAGGCGTTCGAGCGCCTCCAGCTCCTCTACGAGCTCGACGTGAGCAACAACCGGTTCCAGGGGCCGTTCCCCGCCGTGGTGCTCCACCTGCCGTCGCTCAAGTACCTCGACATCCGCTTCAACAGGTTCCGCGGCGAGGTCCCCCGCCGGGTCTTCGACCTCAGGCTCGACGCGCTGTTCCTCAACGACAACCAGTTCGCGTTCTCGCTGCCGGACAGCATCGGCAACTCCTCCCTCTCGGTGCTCGTGGTGGCCAACAACCGGATCAGTGGCTGCTTCCCGAGGAGCATCACCGACTTGGCCGACACCCTAAACGAGTTGATACTGCTGAACGCGAGCATCACGTCGTGCATCCCGGAGGACGTCGGGAAGCTGAAGAATCTGACGGTGTTCGACGTGAGCTTCAACAACCTCGTGGGGCCGCTGCCGGACAGCATCGGGGAGATGAGGAAGCTGGAGCAGCTGAACGTGGCGCACAACAACCTCTCCGGCGACATACCGGAGAGCATATGCGAGCTGCCGAGGCTGAAGAACTTCACGTACTCCTACAACTACTTCTGCGGGGAGCCGGAGCGGTGCTTGAAGGTCCGGAGTAGGGACGACCGGGAGAACTGCATACCAGAGCGGCCGCACCAGAGGTCGGAGGAGGAGTGCATCGCGTTCTCGTCCAAGCCGGTACACTGTGACGCCAACGGCTGCATGgcgccacctccacctccaccgccgGTGCATTATTAG
- the LOC135587884 gene encoding protein LIFEGUARD 2-like isoform X1, which translates to MKDWRGWDVEAGGAAAGGGASLYPNMMESPQLRWAFIRKVYTIVALQIVITIGVAAAINLIAPVRDFLLDRSTASFAAGVAIMILPFLVMLPMMYFSERHPINFVLLVLFTVCIGFAVGLACTTRGGTAILEAATLTAAVVGGLTLYTFWAAKRGHDFSFLGPFLFAALLALTIFSLIQVRSSAVLHVADLFSFLYVYGLSLPEQVLFPMGTITTRVFGCISAVVFAGFIIYDTDNLIKRHSYDQYVCAAISLYLDIINLFLALLSTMED; encoded by the exons ATGAAGGATTGGAGGGGATGGGACGTCGAGGCAGGGGGCGCTGCCGCCGGCGGTGGGGCGTCGCTGTACCCCAACATGATGGAGAGCCCGCAGCTGCGGTGGGCGTTCATCCGCAAGGTCTACACCATCGTCGCCCTCCAGATCGTGATCACCATCGGCGTCGCGGCGGCCATCAACTTAATCGCTCCGGTCCGCGACTTCCTCCTCGACCGCTCGACCGCCTCGTTCGCGGCCGGCGTCGCCATTATGATCTTGCCGTTCTTGG TAATGCTTCCGATGATGTACTTCAGCGAGCGCCACCCCATCAACTTtgtcctcctcgtcctcttcaCCGTCTGCATCGGCTTCGCTGTTGGATTGGCATGCACGACTCGAGGAG GCACGGCTATACTGGAAGCTGCAACCCTAACAGCTGCGGTGGTTGGGGGTCTCACTCTCTACACATTCTGGGCGGCCAAGAGAGGCCACGACTTCAGCTTCCTCGGTCCGTTCTTGTTTGCGGCTCTCCTTGCACTGACCATCTTCTCGCTCATCCAGGTTAGGAGTAGCGCAGTTCTCCATGTCGCCGACTTATTCTCGTTTCTCTATGTATACGGCTTGAGCCTACCTGAGCAGGTGTTGTTTCCGATGGGAACGATCACGACGAGGGTGTTCGGGTGCATTTCGGCGGTGGTCTTCGCCGGCTTCATCATCTACGACACCGACAACCTGATCAAGCGACACAGCTACGACCAGTACGTGTGTGCCGCCATCTCGCTCTACCTAGACATCATCAATCTCTTCTTGGCGTTGCTCAGCACCATGGAAGACTGA
- the LOC103995110 gene encoding PITH domain-containing protein At3g04780 isoform X1 yields MASVVSSVIPRGQVDLVDFVDWSGVECLNQTTSHPLANALKQGYRDDDGLHLESDADEQLLIYVPFTQVIKLHSAVITGPEEEGGPKTVKLFANKEHMGFSNVNDYPPSDSLNLSPDNLKEVPVTLKYVKFQNVRSLTIFIEDNQADGDVTKVQKIALFGTTVDTTNMKDLKKIEEH; encoded by the exons ATGGCTTCGGTCGTCTCCTCCGTGATCCCAAGAGGCCAG GTGGATCTCGTCGATTTCGTGGATTGGAGCGGCGTCGAGTGCCTCAACCAGACAACGAGCCACCCGCTCGCCAATGCCTTGAAGCAG GGTTACAGGGATGATGATGGTCTGCATCTGGAGAGCGATGCGGATGAGCAGCTTTTGATTTATGTTCCTTTCACCCAAGTGATCAAGCTGCACTCGGCTGTAATCACGGGCCCGGAGGAGGAAGGTG GTCCCAAGACAGTAAAACTCTTTGCAAACAAAGAGCACATGGGCTTCAG TAATGTTAATGACTATCCACCTAGTGACTCCCTTAATCTATCACCTGATAATCTTAAG GAGGTGCCTGTTACGTTGAAGTATGTCAAGTTTCAAAATGTTCGCAG CTTAACGATTTTTATCGAGGACAATCAAGCTGATGGTGATGTCACAAAAGTTCAGAAGATTGCTCTGTTTGGAACAAC GGTGGACACAACAAACATGAAAGATTTGAAAAAGATAGAAGAGCACTAA
- the LOC135587884 gene encoding protein LIFEGUARD 4-like isoform X2 — MKDWRGWDVEAGGAAAGGGASLYPNMMESPQLRWAFIRKVYTIVALQIVITIGVAAAINLIAPVRDFLLDRSTASFAAGVAIMILPFLVMLPMMYFSERHPINFVLLVLFTVCIGFAVGLACTTRGGTAILEAATLTAAVVGGLTLYTFWAAKRGHDFSFLGPFLFAALLALTIFSLIQVLFPMGTITTRVFGCISAVVFAGFIIYDTDNLIKRHSYDQYVCAAISLYLDIINLFLALLSTMED; from the exons ATGAAGGATTGGAGGGGATGGGACGTCGAGGCAGGGGGCGCTGCCGCCGGCGGTGGGGCGTCGCTGTACCCCAACATGATGGAGAGCCCGCAGCTGCGGTGGGCGTTCATCCGCAAGGTCTACACCATCGTCGCCCTCCAGATCGTGATCACCATCGGCGTCGCGGCGGCCATCAACTTAATCGCTCCGGTCCGCGACTTCCTCCTCGACCGCTCGACCGCCTCGTTCGCGGCCGGCGTCGCCATTATGATCTTGCCGTTCTTGG TAATGCTTCCGATGATGTACTTCAGCGAGCGCCACCCCATCAACTTtgtcctcctcgtcctcttcaCCGTCTGCATCGGCTTCGCTGTTGGATTGGCATGCACGACTCGAGGAG GCACGGCTATACTGGAAGCTGCAACCCTAACAGCTGCGGTGGTTGGGGGTCTCACTCTCTACACATTCTGGGCGGCCAAGAGAGGCCACGACTTCAGCTTCCTCGGTCCGTTCTTGTTTGCGGCTCTCCTTGCACTGACCATCTTCTCGCTCATCCAG GTGTTGTTTCCGATGGGAACGATCACGACGAGGGTGTTCGGGTGCATTTCGGCGGTGGTCTTCGCCGGCTTCATCATCTACGACACCGACAACCTGATCAAGCGACACAGCTACGACCAGTACGTGTGTGCCGCCATCTCGCTCTACCTAGACATCATCAATCTCTTCTTGGCGTTGCTCAGCACCATGGAAGACTGA
- the LOC103995110 gene encoding PITH domain-containing protein At3g04780 isoform X2, whose amino-acid sequence MASVVSSVIPRGQVDLVDFVDWSGVECLNQTTSHPLANALKQGYRDDDGLHLESDADEQLLIYVPFTQVIKLHSAVITGPEEEGPKTVKLFANKEHMGFSNVNDYPPSDSLNLSPDNLKEVPVTLKYVKFQNVRSLTIFIEDNQADGDVTKVQKIALFGTTVDTTNMKDLKKIEEH is encoded by the exons ATGGCTTCGGTCGTCTCCTCCGTGATCCCAAGAGGCCAG GTGGATCTCGTCGATTTCGTGGATTGGAGCGGCGTCGAGTGCCTCAACCAGACAACGAGCCACCCGCTCGCCAATGCCTTGAAGCAG GGTTACAGGGATGATGATGGTCTGCATCTGGAGAGCGATGCGGATGAGCAGCTTTTGATTTATGTTCCTTTCACCCAAGTGATCAAGCTGCACTCGGCTGTAATCACGGGCCCGGAGGAGGAAG GTCCCAAGACAGTAAAACTCTTTGCAAACAAAGAGCACATGGGCTTCAG TAATGTTAATGACTATCCACCTAGTGACTCCCTTAATCTATCACCTGATAATCTTAAG GAGGTGCCTGTTACGTTGAAGTATGTCAAGTTTCAAAATGTTCGCAG CTTAACGATTTTTATCGAGGACAATCAAGCTGATGGTGATGTCACAAAAGTTCAGAAGATTGCTCTGTTTGGAACAAC GGTGGACACAACAAACATGAAAGATTTGAAAAAGATAGAAGAGCACTAA